CGACCAGGGTCCGTTCGATGTCGCCTGGCAGCCCGAGCTCCGCGGCGATGATCTGGTCGATGCCCGGCGCGACGAAGCCGGTGCAGCTCGCAACCACGAGGTGGGTGATTCGGCCGAGCGGCCCAAGTCCGGCGATCGCCCGCAGCGCCAGCCGCGGCGCCTCCTCGGCGTAGACGCGCATGCGCGCCGCCGTGCCTGGCGAGGCACTTTCGTAGAAGCCGCCGGGATCGACGGGGGAGCCGCCGTTCTCGGCATAGGGCAGCACCGACCAGCGATGGCCGATGCCGGATCGCTCCGCCATGCGCCGGAAGAGCGCACGCTCCCGCATGTCCACGAGCTGATGCTCCGCCCATTGGATGAAGGCGCGGTGCACGTCGTGGCTGGGAACGGCGGTCGCGATGGCGTTGATACAGGCGGTAGGCGTAACCGTCTCCCCGAAGCTCCCTGCAACGACTAGCAGAGTCGGGGAGGGAGATGAACGGCGCCCGCCTAAGTTCCCGCCATGGCCTTAGTGCGGTGAAGCTTGCAGGCTTTGTCGCTCATCGCTCCGGCGCATGGGCGAAGGCGCGGGCGATCGCATCGCGCAGCGGCTTGGGGCGAAAATCCTCGTCATAGGGCGTCGGGCGCTTGCGCAGTCCGTCCTTTCGCGGCGTCAGCCCCTGATGCCAGCTGTAGCGATCGGCGATGCCCCACAGGATCACGTCCCGAAGCTGCTTGTAGGAAAGGGTCACGTCCAGAAACGCCCGGCAATACTCCGCGACCGCGGCGTCCCGTACGGCGATATCGGCGGGCAGCCGCTTGTCGCTGACGTCGAGCTCCGTGATCAGCAGCCGATACCCCATTCCGGTGACGCGATCGAGAAAAGCGCGCCAGGCACGTTCGTCGTGCAGGCCGAACGCGCTGCCCTTGTCGGGATCGTGATCCCCTATGTGCGCCTGGATGCCCAGCGCGTCGACTGGCACGTTGCGTTTCCTGAAGCCTTCGAGCAGCTGCAGGACGCGGCTGCGGTGAAGCGCGCCGCCCGGCTCCCACAGCATGTAGTCGTTATAGACCAGCTCGGCATGCGGCGCCGCGGCGCGGGCGGCTTCGAACGCGACGTCGATCAGCCGCTCGGGTCCGATCGCCCGCGACAATGCCGTCTGGCGCAGCGCTCCGGTCTTGTGGTCGATCGCTTCGTTGACGACGTCGTAGCTTTCGATCCGCCCGCCGTATCGCCCGCAGACCCGGGTGACGTGCTCCCGCATCAACCGCTCCGCTTCGGCAGCCGGGCGCCCGCCGAACTCGTAGCTTTCCCACCATCTCGGGGCGTAATCGGGATGGTTCCAGAGCAGAGTGTGGCCGCGGAACGCCATTGCGTTCGCTTCCGCGAAGGCAAGCAGCCGGTCGGCCCCTTCGAAATCCCAGGTGGCTGGGCCGCCCTGCCGGATCACTGACCATTTGAGTTCGTTTTCCGGTGTGGTGATGCCGCATTCGGCGGCCATCAGCGCACGATACCGCGGATCGGTGAAGCCGCGCGGTTTCTCCTGCGTGCCGAGCCCCATCGAGGATCCGAAGCGCAGGCCCTTCCTTCGTGCGATCGCGTCCAGCGACGGGCCTCCGGGCGGCAGCATGGCTTTAGACCAGGCGGGAGCCGCGGACGCGACGGCCGCCGCGCTCCCCATCATCGCGAGCGCGTCGCGGCGGCAGATGAGCGCGCTCATTGCGCTTCGCTCCGGCTGACGCGGAACCAGTCGACGTCGATCCAGCCAGATCTTTCTGCCGATCCGCCCCGGCTGAAGGTGAACAACGCCGGCCGCGACCCCTTCCACCACGAGAAGCGGGCGAGCGGGATCGGATCGCCGAACGCCTTGAAGCTGCGTCCCTCGTCGAGGCTGTACGCATAGGAAGCGGTCTGATCCGGACGGACATCGGCCCGCAGCTGAAGCGTCCGGCCGGTCACAGCGACACCTTTCGTCTCCTTGCCTTCGGAGGCGAGCGTCAGATTCGTCGTGCCGCCTTCCCGCACGACGCCGATCCAGCTCGGACGCACCCCGAACAGAGCAAGGCCGGCACGCTGTCCCTCCGTCATTCGGCCGATGTCGATGCGCGCCGTCGAGATCATCCGAGGTCCCTGCAGGATCTGTGTCAGCGTGTTGCGCGCGCCCACCAGATGCTCGGCCGGCCTGGCGCGCAGCCGCAGGAAGCCGCGACGTTCGGTCAGGCTCCAGGCGCGATCGTCGGGATTGTGGTTCCACGACCATTGCAGCCCCAGTCGCGATGACGAGAATTCATCGCTGTCCTGAAGCGTCCAGCCGACGCTGTCCGCGCCCGTGTCCGGCATCGCGTGCACCGCCACCGGCTGTCCCGAAGTCTTGCCGGGAATCGGTTCGCCGACGATCGGCCAGTCGTCGGCGGTCCATCGAACCGGTTGCAGGTGAACGATCCGGCCGAAGGCGCCGGTGCTGTTGAAATGCGCGAACCAGCCCTGGCCGGAGGGAGTTTCGACCCATCCGCCCTGGTGGGGGCCCTCGAGCGGACTCGCGCCCGGTTCCAGCACGACCCGATGTTCGTACGGACCTTCGATCCGGCGCGAGCGCAGGACGACCTGCGGACCGGTCGAGACTCCTCCGATCGGCGCCCAGATGTAGTAATAGCCGTTGCGCTTGTAGAGCTTGGGCCCCTCGAGGATCGGCAGCGCGGCCTTGTCCTCGACGATGGTCGCTCCGGCGTCGAGCACATGGGTGCCGTCGGCACTCATGCGGTGGAGGATCAGTGGGCCCGCGCCGACGCGCGAATGGATCAGCCAGGCGGTGCCGTCGTCGTCCCAGAACGGACACGGGTCCTCAAGGCCCTTCTGGGCGATCACGGCAACCGGCGTCGACCAGGGTCCCTCCGGGCGGCGCGCCGTGGCCATGAACACGCCTTCGTCGGGCGTCGCCCAGTAGACGTGGAAGAGGTCGTTCCGGTAGCGGATGGAAGGCGCCCAAACGCCGCTCGCATATTTGGTCCCTCCGATCGGCTTCGAGATTGCATCGGTCAGCGTGTGCGGCCCGGGCATGTCATATTCCGGCGCGAACGGGAGCTTCGACAGGACGTGGCCGGCGATCCGCCAATGCACCAGATCCTTCGAGTGCAGGATCGGAATGCCGGGGGAGAAGTGGAAGCTCGACGCTACCAGATAATAGTCGCTGCCGACCCGGATGACGTCCGGATCGGAATAGTCCGCGTAGAGCACCGGATTGCGGAAGGTGACCGGAGCCGCGCCCGACAGGCCGAATCCTGCGACCACGAGAGCGGCGGCCGCCAAGAGGCGGCGGGGGCGACGATCAGAGGCGGCCATTGGTGGGTCCCGGGATGGTGCGGTCCGTGATCGTGCGGCATCCGAAGCTGCGCAGGTTGGTGACGTTGCGCATCGTCACAGCGCGGGCGCCGGCCGGCACCCCCACCCGGAACAGGTCGATGTCGGCAACGTCGTCCAGGTGCAGTGCCGGACGGGGATCGGGCCTTGCGACTGCGATCTCGACATTGCTGAGCTCGACGCCGCGCGCGTGGCGGATGAAGAAGCCCGTGGCGGGCAGATCGCCGAACATCGTCGCTTCCGGATAGCCGAGCTCGTTCTCCTCGGGCCGCAGGGCCGCCATCGCCGCCGGCGCGCCGCCGACATGGTGAAGGTGGAGATCGCTGAGCTTCAGATCTTCGATCGGGTGCCCGCCCAGGCCGGCGATCACCGACGGCAGCGGGTTGGCCCCAGAGCTGGACACGTTCTGGATCAAGATCCGGCGCATGGTTCCGATCGGCCGCCCCGGCGGGCCGCGCATGCGGCGGCCCAGGCGCAGGAAGATCGGTGCGTTGACGATGCCGCGCATGGTGATGTTGCTCACCGTCACATCCTCGACGACGCCGCCATCGACCGTCTGGAACGCGAGGCCGCGGCTGTCCTCAAACGTGCAGTTGCTGATCGTGATGTTGCGGAAGCCGCCGTTGGTCTCGGTCCCGAACTTGATCCTGCCGTGGATCAAAGGCGCGAAGTCGGCGGGCATCTTGCGCCAGCTGCCGTCAAGCACGGAGCCGATCTGATAATTGCCGGTGACCAGGCAATTGGCAATCATAACATTTTCGGTGATCCGCGCTTCGCCCAGCGCGTAGCTGCTCTTCGGGCAGATCGCGTCGTCATAGGGGGAATTGACCGTGCAATTGGTCACCCGCACGTTGCGGCAGCAGTCGATGTCGAAGCCGTCGCGATTGGTGTCACACAGAATATTGTCTATCGTGAGATTGTCGACGCCGGTGGCGAGCAGAGCAAACCAGCCGCCCTCCAGGAGCTTGAAGTCGCGCAAGGTCACGTTGCGGCAGGACTTGAGCGCGATCGCCTTGTTGCCGGTTCCCGGGCCGTTCGGATCCTTCAGCCAATCGTCCTTGCCGTCGCCACGGCCGAGGCCCTTGCCCCAGATCAGTCCTTGGCCCTCGATCGCGATGTCGTGGAGATTCTCGCCCCAGATCAGGCTGTTGCGCCAATGGCTGTGGCCGAAATCCTGATATTGGTCCCAGGGATTGGGCTCGGCAAGATCGTAGCCTTTGCTCTCGCCCGGCGCGGCCGCCAGGATCGTCGCGCCATTCTCCAGGTGCAGGGTGATCCGGCTCTTGAGGCGGATGGTGAAGCAGGCATAGGTGCCGGGAGGGAAGTAGACGGTACCGCCGCCGCGCTCGGCGACATGATCGATCGCGCGGTTGATCGCCGGCGTGTCGATCGTGCGGCCGTCGCCCTTGGCGCCGAAATGGCGCACGTCGATCCAGCCCTCGCCGCCGCGCGGCCGCAGCGCCGCCAAAGCCGGATGGGCGCCGACCAGGCCGGCGGCGAGGCCGGCGAGAACGAGCGTTCGGCGGTCCAGCATCATCAACCCTCTCCTGCCCGCGAAAAAGCGGCCGCGCGCTTCGGACGCGCGGCCGAGGCGGGAGCTGTTAGAATTTGAACGTCGCGCCCAGGAAGAACTCCGTCCCGATCACGTCATACGTGGCGGAGAAGGTGTTGGCGTTGGGTCCCTGGGTGGTGATCGGCGGCTTGTTGTTGAAGATGTTGTTGGCGCCGCCGAACAGCTGCGCATTCTCCCCGATGTCGTAGCTGAACGACAAATCGAAATAATGCTGATCGTCGAGAACGGGGTAGGCGATGTTGGTGAGAAGCGGCGTCGCCGCCGATCCCTGCCGATGCGGCACGATGTAGCGGTCCGTCGTGACCTTGCCGATATAACGATGGCGAAGGCTGAGGCTGAGGTCGGCGAGGCTCCAGGTGACCCGTGACGTCCCGCGCCAGCGCGGCAGCGGCTGGCCGCAGGTCGGCCCGAAGGAACCGGCGCATTCGTTCTGCAGGTCGGGGAAGGCGACCACCGGCGTGCTGGTGAATTCCCGCAGCCAGGTGACGTTGGTGCCGAGTTCGATCCGGCTGGTCTCCGCGATCCCCGGAAGGCCGAAGCCCAGATCGAAGGTGTAACGCGCCGCGAAGTCGACGCCCGACGTCTTGAGGCTCCCGGTATTGGCGTTCCTGATCTGCAGGGCATAGGGATCGTTGATCTCGCCGCTGGTCGGATTGCGGCGGACGGCCTGGCAGAACTCGCTGGTTGCGTCCTGAAGGACGAGATAGCAGAGGTTGAGGGTGTTCTGGGCACCGCCGCCCAGCGGCGCAATCGCGCCGTCGAGCGAGATGTTGAAATAATCGACGCTGAGATACAGCCGGGGCGCGAAGCGCGGCGTGATCACCGCACCGACCGTATAGGTGTCCGATTTCTCTTCGCCGAGATTGGGGTTGCCGCCGAAATCGGCCGGGAAGATCGTGTTCGGCTGTACGCCTGCCGTGAACACCTGGGATGCAGGCACGCCGGTTGCGATGCAGACGTCGCGCACGGCTGCGGTCTGCTGCGCCGCCGCGGCGCGGCTGGAGCACGGATCGGTTGTCACGCCGACCACCCGGGTGACGCCACCGAACAGTTCGTTGACGTTGGGCGCCCGGATCGCGCGCTGATACTGGCCGCGGAAGGCCAGATCGGGGCTGACCCGCCAGTCAAGCCCACCCAGATAGGTCCAGACGCCGCCGATGCCGGACAGGCTGTAGTCGGAATAGCGGAAGGCGCCGTTGGCGATCAGGCTTTCGATCAGCGGCGTGTCGTGGATCAGCGGCACGCGAAGCTCGCCGAAGATCTCCTTGACCGAGACGCTGCCTTCGGTCGGAAGCCCCGGGTTGAACCCGACGACGTCGCCCGACGACAAGAAGGAATCGGGCGTGAAGCGGGCGCTGGTCTTGCGCCATTCGACGCCGGTCGAGAAGCCGATCGGGCCGGCCGGGAGCGAGAAAAGGTTTCCAGTGACGCTGCCCTGGGCGACCTGCTGGGTGGCGATCGTCGTGTTGGTCGCGCTGATCCGGATCGCGTCGGCGCAGGCATCTGAAACGTTGGCGCCGAAAATGTTGCAGACCGGGGACGCCCCGCCGACCGAGAGCAGGGAAGCCTGCAGGCGGCTGCGCGAAATTGCATTACGCAGCAGCAACGTGTCCTCGCTGCGCGCGTAGGTGTAATAAAGATCGTATTTGAGGTTGGTGAGGAAGGAGTCAGAAAGGTCGCCCAGCTTGCCGCGAACGCCCCAGGCCCCGCGGAAGACGTTGCGGCGCTCGCTTGCCAGGCGTGGCCCGACCTCGACGTAGCGCCGGCCGGCGGTCAGCACGGCAAGATTGTCGCCGGCGACAGTCGTCCGGCTGCTGGTGCCGCTGGTGACGTTGGTCGTGCCGGTTTCGCGCAGATCCAGCTGCCGAAGCACGTCGCGAAGCTGCGGGGTCAGATAGGGGTTGTTGACGTCGAACAGGGTCGGTGCGCCGACATTGGTCGGTGCCAGCCGCGCGTTGACGACGTTGTTGCTGTAATGCAGCTCCATGTAGCCGGTGATCGAATCGGTGAAATCGTAATGGCTGAAGCTGTTGATCATCCAGCGTTCCTGGGGCTGGATCAGGTAATTGTCGGGTGCGAGGTTGAAGCGATCCTGGGGATCGAGCGCGGCGCGCGCGGCCGCTCCGGCTTCGTCGAAGGTGAAGCCGAACGCACCCATTCCGCCGATACCCGCAGCCGCATAGGCTGCGTTGAGCGCCGGGTTCGACTGGGCTGAACCCGGGGTCGGTATGCCGGAGAAGCGGCCGTTGGGAATGTCGCCGCTGCCGCCGGCGCGGAAGCCGAGCTCTCCGCCGGCGCTGGTGCAGGTCTGGCCGGCCGGTACCGTCAGCGGCGTGCCGGCACGGTCGGATCGGCTGGTGCCCGCAACCACGCAGGCATCTTCCAGCGAATCGAAGGCGAAGCTGCCGCGCTGGCCGCGGGTGATCGATCCGCGCTTCAGATAGTTTCCGGAGACGACGACGTTGCCGCGTCCGTCGGCGAAATTGCCGCCGACGGTCAGATCGATATTGTAGGTCGGGGTCTGGGTGGGCCGATCCATGTTGATCTGCGCGCGCGCTTCGACCCCTTCGAAATCCTCGCGCATGATGAAATTGACGACGCCGGTAATCGCGTCCGAGCCGTAGACGGCGGACGATCCGCCGGTGACGACCTCGGTTCGTGCGATCAGGGTGGTCGGGATCGTGTTGAGGTCGGTGACCTGCTCCGGGCCGTAGATGGCGAAACGGCGGCCGTTGACCAGAACCAGGTTGCGGGTCGATCCGAAACCGCGAAGGTTCACGTCGGCGAAGCCGCCGGGAACCGTATTCGACGTGGCGCTGCCCAGCTGCGATGCGACCGCCTGCGGAAGCTGCGCCAGCATCCGCTCGATATTGACGTTGCCGGAAAGCTTGATGTCCTGCGCGTCGACGACGTTGACCGGGGTGGAGGCGGCGAATCCGTTGCGGGCGATCCGCGATCCGGTGACGACGATCTCGCCTTGTCCCTGCACCGCCTGTCCATCGGCGGAAACGTTGCCATCGGGCTGATCGCCCGGGTTCGACGCGGTCGCTGACGAAACCGGTTCCACCGAGGGCTGCGCCTGGTCCGGAGTGCCGGGCGTGCCCGGCTGCGGCGAGGTCTGCGCGGCCGCGGGCGCGCCCCACGAGGCGGCAAGTGCCGCAACCGCGACGGAGCACGTGAAATACGAGCGAAAACCAGTCTTTCTCATGACTTTACCTCCCCTTGGCACGAGAGCGACTGCTCTTTGTGCACGATTCGCCTGATGGAATGCCGGTGAACCCGATCTCTGCCGATTGTTACCGCTCACATTTCCACATAGTCAAACGATATTTCAACATGTAGGATGTTGTCTGACATGAAAGCGGCTTCACCTTGGCGGCGAGGTCTGCGAGAAAGGGGAGGAAGCCCATGATTCAGCGTCGAGAATTCATCGGGGGCGGTGCTCTCGCGCTCACTGCGGCCGTCACTGGAAAGGTACGCGTCGCCTCAGCCGAGGCGCGTGCCGGGGAAGGCGCACCCACCTTTTCGACGGCGAACGCACGCTGGCAGGCCGCGTATGATCGAGCGCTGGCGGTGCTCGCCGGCAATGTGCAGATCATGCCCTACGTCAGTGCGCCGGTTCTGATCGAAGGTTCGGTTTACCGCGGCATCTGGCAGGAATGCGGCCCGCACGAGGCGCTGCTCTATCGCAAGTTCCGGTCCGACGTTGCCCGCAACAGCCACCTGACCTTCTTCGATCTCCAGCGCGCCGACGGCCAGCTCCCCGCCAACAACAAGGAAACGGAGACGAGCTTCGGCCAGATCCAGATGGTCGTGCCGATCGCCGCAACCGCTTGGGAGCTCGCGCGGGCGACCGGCGATTCTGAATTGCTCGAGCGCGCCTATCGGGGCTGCTCGGCCTGGGACGGGTGGCTGCGCACCTACCGCAACACACGCGGCACCGGCCTCGTCGAAGGCTTCTGCACCTACGATACCGGTCACGACAACAGCCCGCGCTGGGCCGGGCTCCCGAACCAATGCCCCAACAAGGATGCGCGCCGGCATCATCCGATCGCCTCGCTGCCGCGCCTGTGCCCCGATCTCTCGGCGACCGTCTACGGGGCGCGGGTCGCGCTCGCCGCGATGGCGTCCGCGCTCGGCAGGACTGCTGACGCAGATCGCTGGGCCGAGTCCGCGGCGGCGATCCGCCGCTCGATTCTCGACACGCTCTACGTGCCCGAGGATGCGGCCTTTTATGATCTCGACGCGCAGGGGAGTTTCGTTCGGGTGCGAGGCGACGTGCTGACCCGGGTGTGCGGGGAGCATGTCGTTGATCAAGCGCTGTTCGATACGCTCTGGGCGCGGCAATTGGGCAATCCCAAGGCTTTCTGGACGCCTTACCCTTTGCCCTCCATCGCTGCGGACGATCCGCTGTTCGTTCGGCCCATACCGGCCAACAGCTGGGGCGGTGCATCCCAGGCTCTCACCGCAATGCGCGCCCCGCGCTGGATAGAACATTATGGGCGCACGGCCGAGTTCACTGCGATGATGGATCGCTGGTGCGAGGCGATCCAGGCGGATCCGGCCATGCGCCAGCAGATCGATCCGGAAAGCGGCGCCTTCACCAAGGGTGCGGACCAGCCGAATTACTCGCCCGCCGCATTGGTCATGATCGATTACACCTGGCGTCTGGTGGGGCTTACCGAGGAAGCCGAGACGCTGCACTGGAACGTGCGGCCGGCCCACCCTGCCGCCCGCTCCGCGCGGCTGACTATGGGCACCGATGCGGGAAGCACGGCAGCGATGGCTTATGGCGCCAGGGGGGCGGCTCTGCAGCTGGCCGGCAAGCCCGTCGCGACCGTCGAAGGCGGCGCCGCCCGCTTGATCACCGACAAGGCCGGCCGCGCGCAGGCATTGCTCGGGATCGATCCGTCGGTTCAGCAGGTGCGGTTGCGGATCGGATCGGCGCCGTTCCGCCGATTCACTCTGGCCCCGAACCAGAGGATCACGCTCACGTGATCGACGTTGTCGTCCCCAGGTCGAGTTTAACGGCGCTTTGGGAAATGGTGCCCAGGGACGGGATCGAACCGCCGACACCGTGATTTTCAGTCACGTGCTCTACCAACTGAGCTACCTGGGCATGGGCTGCGTGTGCGGCCGAGCGCGCCTATAGAAGGGCTTAGCGCTCGCTGTCCAGCCCGTCGGACGAGAATTCGTCTGCCGAGGGTCCCGGGACGCGATAGGAATCGCCGAGCCAGTTCAAAAGATCGCGGTCGCGGCACCCCTGGCTGCAGAAGGGTGTGTGATCGGGCGCCGCCGGTTTGCCGCAGAGCGGACAGCCGTTGCGCTTCCTAGACGTGGAGGCTGTGGACATGCCCTGCGGATATGGCGAGCCCGGCATCCGCCTGCAAGGCGATGCGGGCGCCGATGCGGGGCGCGAGCTTGTCCAGCCACTCCGGATTGGCCTCGATCCGCGCGATCACGGAAGGGGCGGCGCGGAGCGTGCGTTCGCCGATGCCGGTGGAACGCTCCGCGCGCCGCAGCAGCGCCCGGGCCGCGGCGCCGACGGGATCGCACTGGAGCAGTTCGGGGAGCGAGGGACGCGTGCGGCGGCGGACGATTTGGAGGAACCCGAAGCCGTTCACGCCGGTGCGTTCGAACGGCTGCGGCAGCACTGCGTCGAGCGCTGCCGCGGGTGCCTGGCGCTCGGCCTTGCCCGCGAGGGTCGGCAGATCGATGCCGATCGACCCGCCGATCCCGAGCCGCCGTATCGCGCGCCCGGCGGCGGCGGCTCCGGCAACGGCGAGCTCCGCCGGAGGGAGCGCGCCGTCGATGTCGAACAGCGTCATCGCCGGCGTGACGCTCATCCGCAGCGATCCGCCGGCAAAGCCGATCTCGCCGACGCTCGCTTCCTCGAGCAGCTCCGTCCACCCCGCCGCTTCGAAGCGATCGCCGCTGCCAGGGCCGAGCGACGCCACTCCGCCGATCCGTTCGCGCAGGCTTGCGCCGGCGCCGCACGGCGAATCGGTGATACGCCCACGGGCGGGTTTCGGCCGTCCCTGTTCGGGGATCGGCTCGCGCGTGATTTCGATCCGGACCTTCTGTCCCTGCGTGATCCGCGACGGCAACGGCTCAACGATCGCCTCGCCGCCGTCGAAAACCGCGAGGCCGCGGCGGCCGGGAACGTGTATCTGGGTGAGACGCCCCTCGACGACCGCGCCGAAGCGTATTGCTCCTGGCAGCTCGATGGCGGCTTCGAGGATGGAATCGCCGTCGACGAGGATGGCCCGGTTCTCCCCGATGCCCTCCTCGTACAGCCACTCAGGCAAGGGGATAGCCCGCTGCCCGCAGCAGGGTTCGGGTCTCGTACAGCGGCAGTCCCATGATCCCGGAATAGCTGCCGGAAATCGCGCGGATCAGCGCCTCGGCCCGGCCCTGAATGCCATAGGCGCCCGCCTTGCCGCGCCACTCGCCGCTGGCGAGGTAGGACTCGCGCTCGTCGTCGCTGAGCCGCTTGAACGTGACGATGCTGGTCGACAGGCGATGCCGCGCCCGGCCCGTCGCATCGACCAGGGTGACGGCTGAAAGCACGATGTGGCGACGCCCCGACAGCAGCGTCAGCGTCGCCCGTGCCTCCGCTTCGTCGTCGGTTTTGGGCAGAATGCGCCGGCCGGCGGCGACGACGGTGTCGGCGGCAAGAACAAGGCCGCCATCGCCCGCGACGGCGGCCGCCTT
The nucleotide sequence above comes from Sphingosinicella sp. BN140058. Encoded proteins:
- a CDS encoding TonB-dependent receptor domain-containing protein, which gives rise to MRKTGFRSYFTCSVAVAALAASWGAPAAAQTSPQPGTPGTPDQAQPSVEPVSSATASNPGDQPDGNVSADGQAVQGQGEIVVTGSRIARNGFAASTPVNVVDAQDIKLSGNVNIERMLAQLPQAVASQLGSATSNTVPGGFADVNLRGFGSTRNLVLVNGRRFAIYGPEQVTDLNTIPTTLIARTEVVTGGSSAVYGSDAITGVVNFIMREDFEGVEARAQINMDRPTQTPTYNIDLTVGGNFADGRGNVVVSGNYLKRGSITRGQRGSFAFDSLEDACVVAGTSRSDRAGTPLTVPAGQTCTSAGGELGFRAGGSGDIPNGRFSGIPTPGSAQSNPALNAAYAAAGIGGMGAFGFTFDEAGAAARAALDPQDRFNLAPDNYLIQPQERWMINSFSHYDFTDSITGYMELHYSNNVVNARLAPTNVGAPTLFDVNNPYLTPQLRDVLRQLDLRETGTTNVTSGTSSRTTVAGDNLAVLTAGRRYVEVGPRLASERRNVFRGAWGVRGKLGDLSDSFLTNLKYDLYYTYARSEDTLLLRNAISRSRLQASLLSVGGASPVCNIFGANVSDACADAIRISATNTTIATQQVAQGSVTGNLFSLPAGPIGFSTGVEWRKTSARFTPDSFLSSGDVVGFNPGLPTEGSVSVKEIFGELRVPLIHDTPLIESLIANGAFRYSDYSLSGIGGVWTYLGGLDWRVSPDLAFRGQYQRAIRAPNVNELFGGVTRVVGVTTDPCSSRAAAAQQTAAVRDVCIATGVPASQVFTAGVQPNTIFPADFGGNPNLGEEKSDTYTVGAVITPRFAPRLYLSVDYFNISLDGAIAPLGGGAQNTLNLCYLVLQDATSEFCQAVRRNPTSGEINDPYALQIRNANTGSLKTSGVDFAARYTFDLGFGLPGIAETSRIELGTNVTWLREFTSTPVVAFPDLQNECAGSFGPTCGQPLPRWRGTSRVTWSLADLSLSLRHRYIGKVTTDRYIVPHRQGSAATPLLTNIAYPVLDDQHYFDLSFSYDIGENAQLFGGANNIFNNKPPITTQGPNANTFSATYDVIGTEFFLGATFKF
- a CDS encoding glycoside hydrolase 43 family protein; the encoded protein is MAASDRRPRRLLAAAALVVAGFGLSGAAPVTFRNPVLYADYSDPDVIRVGSDYYLVASSFHFSPGIPILHSKDLVHWRIAGHVLSKLPFAPEYDMPGPHTLTDAISKPIGGTKYASGVWAPSIRYRNDLFHVYWATPDEGVFMATARRPEGPWSTPVAVIAQKGLEDPCPFWDDDGTAWLIHSRVGAGPLILHRMSADGTHVLDAGATIVEDKAALPILEGPKLYKRNGYYYIWAPIGGVSTGPQVVLRSRRIEGPYEHRVVLEPGASPLEGPHQGGWVETPSGQGWFAHFNSTGAFGRIVHLQPVRWTADDWPIVGEPIPGKTSGQPVAVHAMPDTGADSVGWTLQDSDEFSSSRLGLQWSWNHNPDDRAWSLTERRGFLRLRARPAEHLVGARNTLTQILQGPRMISTARIDIGRMTEGQRAGLALFGVRPSWIGVVREGGTTNLTLASEGKETKGVAVTGRTLQLRADVRPDQTASYAYSLDEGRSFKAFGDPIPLARFSWWKGSRPALFTFSRGGSAERSGWIDVDWFRVSRSEAQ
- a CDS encoding alpha-L-rhamnosidase, whose product is MIQRREFIGGGALALTAAVTGKVRVASAEARAGEGAPTFSTANARWQAAYDRALAVLAGNVQIMPYVSAPVLIEGSVYRGIWQECGPHEALLYRKFRSDVARNSHLTFFDLQRADGQLPANNKETETSFGQIQMVVPIAATAWELARATGDSELLERAYRGCSAWDGWLRTYRNTRGTGLVEGFCTYDTGHDNSPRWAGLPNQCPNKDARRHHPIASLPRLCPDLSATVYGARVALAAMASALGRTADADRWAESAAAIRRSILDTLYVPEDAAFYDLDAQGSFVRVRGDVLTRVCGEHVVDQALFDTLWARQLGNPKAFWTPYPLPSIAADDPLFVRPIPANSWGGASQALTAMRAPRWIEHYGRTAEFTAMMDRWCEAIQADPAMRQQIDPESGAFTKGADQPNYSPAALVMIDYTWRLVGLTEEAETLHWNVRPAHPAARSARLTMGTDAGSTAAMAYGARGAALQLAGKPVATVEGGAARLITDKAGRAQALLGIDPSVQQVRLRIGSAPFRRFTLAPNQRITLT
- a CDS encoding DNA gyrase inhibitor YacG, encoding MSTASTSRKRNGCPLCGKPAAPDHTPFCSQGCRDRDLLNWLGDSYRVPGPSADEFSSDGLDSER
- a CDS encoding ribonuclease, giving the protein MPEWLYEEGIGENRAILVDGDSILEAAIELPGAIRFGAVVEGRLTQIHVPGRRGLAVFDGGEAIVEPLPSRITQGQKVRIEITREPIPEQGRPKPARGRITDSPCGAGASLRERIGGVASLGPGSGDRFEAAGWTELLEEASVGEIGFAGGSLRMSVTPAMTLFDIDGALPPAELAVAGAAAAGRAIRRLGIGGSIGIDLPTLAGKAERQAPAAALDAVLPQPFERTGVNGFGFLQIVRRRTRPSLPELLQCDPVGAAARALLRRAERSTGIGERTLRAAPSVIARIEANPEWLDKLAPRIGARIALQADAGLAISAGHVHSLHV
- a CDS encoding glycoside hydrolase family 28 protein; amino-acid sequence: MMLDRRTLVLAGLAAGLVGAHPALAALRPRGGEGWIDVRHFGAKGDGRTIDTPAINRAIDHVAERGGGTVYFPPGTYACFTIRLKSRITLHLENGATILAAAPGESKGYDLAEPNPWDQYQDFGHSHWRNSLIWGENLHDIAIEGQGLIWGKGLGRGDGKDDWLKDPNGPGTGNKAIALKSCRNVTLRDFKLLEGGWFALLATGVDNLTIDNILCDTNRDGFDIDCCRNVRVTNCTVNSPYDDAICPKSSYALGEARITENVMIANCLVTGNYQIGSVLDGSWRKMPADFAPLIHGRIKFGTETNGGFRNITISNCTFEDSRGLAFQTVDGGVVEDVTVSNITMRGIVNAPIFLRLGRRMRGPPGRPIGTMRRILIQNVSSSGANPLPSVIAGLGGHPIEDLKLSDLHLHHVGGAPAAMAALRPEENELGYPEATMFGDLPATGFFIRHARGVELSNVEIAVARPDPRPALHLDDVADIDLFRVGVPAGARAVTMRNVTNLRSFGCRTITDRTIPGPTNGRL
- a CDS encoding endo-1,4-beta-xylanase, whose amino-acid sequence is MSALICRRDALAMMGSAAAVASAAPAWSKAMLPPGGPSLDAIARRKGLRFGSSMGLGTQEKPRGFTDPRYRALMAAECGITTPENELKWSVIRQGGPATWDFEGADRLLAFAEANAMAFRGHTLLWNHPDYAPRWWESYEFGGRPAAEAERLMREHVTRVCGRYGGRIESYDVVNEAIDHKTGALRQTALSRAIGPERLIDVAFEAARAAAPHAELVYNDYMLWEPGGALHRSRVLQLLEGFRKRNVPVDALGIQAHIGDHDPDKGSAFGLHDERAWRAFLDRVTGMGYRLLITELDVSDKRLPADIAVRDAAVAEYCRAFLDVTLSYKQLRDVILWGIADRYSWHQGLTPRKDGLRKRPTPYDEDFRPKPLRDAIARAFAHAPER
- a CDS encoding nucleoside triphosphate pyrophosphatase yields the protein MRLVLASSSPRRLELLARIGVVPDAVTPADIDETPRRGELPAPYAARVAAEKAAAVAGDGGLVLAADTVVAAGRRILPKTDDEAEARATLTLLSGRRHIVLSAVTLVDATGRARHRLSTSIVTFKRLSDDERESYLASGEWRGKAGAYGIQGRAEALIRAISGSYSGIMGLPLYETRTLLRAAGYPLA